Below is a genomic region from Cellulomonas sp. P24.
CTGGCTCGTCCAGCTCGAGCTGCAGGGCCGTCCCGTCGCCACCGGTGCGGTGGTGTCCGTCACCTTGCCGCTCGGCTACCTGTGCCTCCTGGTCGCGAGCTCGATCGTCGTGTCACCGTTCGCGCGGCTCGACGCCGGCGGGGTGCTCGACGCCGCGATCTTCGGGCTCGGCGGTGCGAGCGTCCTGTGGACGCTGATCGTCCGGCCGCCACCGCTGGACGACGTGGTCGCGCGCGTGACGGGACTGAGCGACCTCGTCGTGGTCGTGATCATCACGATGATCGTCGGGACCATCGTGCGGGCCTTCACGACCACGCGCAGCGCCGCCCTCGGCTACATCGGTCTGTGCACGGGACTCACCCTGATCGGCACGATCGCACGCCTCGCGACCCGGACACCGAACGGCACGTCCGCATGGTGGGTCGAGCTCGTGTGGATCGTCGCCTACACGTCGCTCGGCGCCGCTGCGCTCCACCCGACACGGGACGCCCTCCCTCGCGCACCTCGACGCGCACCACATGGCACGGACTCGCTCACGCCCGCACGGCTCGTCTTCCTGGGTGTCGCCCTCTCGCTCAACCCGGCGATCACGGTGCTGATGGCGCTCGGGGACCGCATGGTCGACCTGGCGCTGCTGAGCGTCACCTCGCTCACGCTCGTCCCGCTCGTCCTCACGCGCATCGCCCTGCTCGCTCGGCGCCAGGCGTCTGCCGAGGCGTCGCTCGAGCACCTCGCGACGCACGACGAGCTCACCGGGCTGCTGAACCGTCGCGCGGCGATCGCCCGGCTGGACACGGCGCTCAGGCGCGTCGATGCGCGCGAGGTGTCCGCCGCCCTCGTCGTCTACCTCGACGTCGACGGGCTCAAGCGGATCAACGACAGGTACGGGCACGCGGCCGGCGACGCCCTCCTGGTCGCCGTCGCCGAGCGGCTGCGCTCCGCGGTGCGCGCAGAGGACACCGTGGCGCGGATCGGCGGCGACGAGTTCGTCGTCGTGAGCGTCGGCCCCTCGGGCGCGATCACCCCGATCCCGGACCGCATCGACCTCGCGCTCACCGACCCGGTCGCCTGGGAGCACCTCACGCTCGCGACCGAGGCCAGCTCCGGTGCCGTGATCGCGCACGCCGGCGAGTACGCCGGCGCCGACGAGGTGCTCGCCGTCGCGGACGCCCGCATGTACGCGGCCAAGCAGCGCCGACGGTCCGGTCTGGACCGCGACGCCGACGAGTCGGCTCAGCGCGGACGCTGAGGCGCCGTCACTCCCACTCGATCGTGCCCGGCGGCTTGCTCGTCACGTCGAGGACGACGCGGTTGACCTCGGGCACCTCGTTCGTGATGCGGTTCGAGATCACCGCGAGCACGTCGTAGGGCAGCCGCGTCCAGTCCGCCGTCATGGCGTCCTCCGAGGACACCGGACGGAGCACGACGGGGTGACCGTACGTGCGCCCGTCACCCTGCACACCGACCGACCGCACGTCGGCGAGGAGCACGACGGGGCACTGCCAGATCTCCCGGTCCAGGCCGGCCTTGGTGAGCTCCTCGCGGGCGATCGCATCGGCCGCGCGCAGCGTGTCGAGCCGATCCGCGGTGACCTCGCCGACGATCCGGATGCCGAGGCCGGGTCCGGGGAACGGCTGGCGCCACACGATCGCCTCGGGCACGCCGAGCTCGAGCCCGACGGCGCGGACCTCGTCCTTGAACAGGGCACGCAAGGGCTCGACGAGCTCGAACTGGAGGTCGTCCGGCAGCCCGCCGACGTTGTGGTGGCTCTTGATGTTCGCGGCACCCTCGCCGCCGCCGGACTCGACCACGTCGGGGTACAGGGTGCCCTGCACGAGGAACCGCACCTCGGTGCCGTGCTCCCCCGCCTCGGCGACCACCTCACGCGCGGCGTCCTCGAAGACCCGGATGAACTCCCGACCGATGATCTTCCGCTTGGTCTCCGGGTCGCTCACGCCCGCGAGCGCACTGAGGAACCGCTCACGCGCGTCGACGACCATGAGCCGCACGCCGGTCGCCGCCACGAAGTCCGTCTCGACCTGCTCGGCCTCACCGGTCCGCAGCAGCCCGTGGTCGACGAACACGCACGTCAGCTGGTCCCCGACGGCCTTCTGCACGAGGGCCGCCGCGACGGACGAGTCGACGCCGCCGGAGAGCCCGCAGATCACCCGGGCGTCGCCCACCTGGGCGCGGATCCGCTCGACCTGCTCCGCGATCACGTTGCCCGGGTTCCAGTCCGGCGTGAGACCGGCACCCTGGTACAGGAAGTTCTCGAGGGCCTGCTGACCGAGCGGCGAGTGCTTGACCTCGGGGTGCCACTGCATGCCGAACAGCCGCCGGTCGCGGTCCTCGAAGGCGGCGACGGGCGAGCCGGTCGACGTCGCCAGGACCTCGAAGCCCTCGGGTGCGGTGTGCACGGAGTCGCCGTGGCTCATCCAGACGACCTGCTCCTGCGGGCTGCCGGCCAGCACCGTGCCGGGGCCGTCGACCTGGACCGTCGTGCGGCCGTACTCCCGGGCCCCGGTCTCCGCGACCGTGCCGCCGAGCGCGGCCGCCATGGCCTGGAAGCCGTAGCAGATCCCGAGGACGGGGACGCCGGCGTCGAACAGCGCCGGGTCGACCGACGGCGCACCGGGCGCGTAGACGGACGACGGGCCACCGCTGAGGATGATCGCGACCGGGTCCTTGGCCAGGATCTGCTCGACGGAGGCGGTGTGCGGGACGATCTCGGAGTAGACGTTCGCCTCACGGACGCGTCGGGCGATCAGCTGCGCGTACTGCGCACCGAAGTCGACGACGAGTACCGGCCGGTGCGTCGGGGTCGCGGTCACGCGGCAAGGGTATCGGGCTCGAGGACCGCCTCGGCGTCCGCGTGGACGCGACGCTCGAGCACGAACGACATCACCGGGACGACGCCGGCGAGCACCATCGCGACCAGGCGGCCGTAGGTCCACCGCATCTTCGACCAGAGGTCGAGCACCGCAGCGAGGTACACCACGTAGATCCAGCCGTGGGCGAACGGGACGTACTGGAACGGGCCCAACCGGTCCTTGCTGATCCCGACGACGTAGTGGAGCACGACCTCGAGGCACAGCAGCAGCAGCATCGATCCGGTGATCCATGCCATCACGCGGTAGCGGCCGAGAGCGGCGCGAGCCTTGTCCTGGGGGTTCGTCTGAGCCACTGTCCTGGTTCCTGTCCTCGGGGCGCGGAGCCGGTCGCGTGCGCGGCGCCCGGCAGCACGATTGTCCACCACCTGCCTGAGCGGGTGCGCCCGGCTGGTGCCGGGTCGGCGGCGGGTGGGCGGCGGGCCCGTGACCTGGGAGCCCGTGACGTGGGAGCCCGGGGCCGCACGACCGAAAATGAGTCGGCCATGTCCGCGGTCCGGTCTAGCGTTCACAGATGTGCGCCCCCTCCCTCCGGCCGACCCCGGCACCCCGCCGCTGACCTCGCCACAGGCCTACCTGTGGTGGCAGGCACGTCGTCAGGGCGCGCTGCTGCTCGGGGCCGTCGGGGTCGAGGTCGTCGGTCAGCTCGCCGGCGCCGCGATCCCCGCAGCCCTCGGCCGGGTGATCGACGACGGGGTCGCGCGCGGGCTGTCGGCGTCGCTCCTCGTCGGGTGCCTGCTGCTCGCCGGGGCCGGGCTGGTGCAGGTCCTGGGCAACGTCGTCGGGCATCGGCTCGCGGTCGAGAACTGGCTGCGCAGCGCGTTCTCGTCGTCTCAGCTCATCGGTCACCACGTCACGCGGACCGGGGACGCGGTCACCGACGTGCTCCCGACGGGCGAGGTGGTCGCGACCGTGGCGACCGACGCGCTGCGTACCGGCGAGCTGTTCGCGATCGCCGGCCGGTTCGTCGGCGGGATCGCGGCGTACGCCGGCATCGCCGTCGTCCTCATGCGGACCTCGGCCGTGCTCGGGGTGCTGATCCTCGTCGGCCTGCCGCTCGTCGTCGCCGTCCTCGCGCTCCTGGTCACCCCGTTGCAGCGCCGTCAGTCCGCCCAGCGTGAGGCCGCCGGGCGCCTGACCACCCTGGGCTCCGACACCGTCTCCGGTCTGCGGATCCTCCGGGGCGTCGGCGGCGAGGAGGTCTTCAGCGCCCGCTACCGCGAGCAGTCCCAGCGGGTGCGTCGCGCCGGGGTCGCCGTGGCGCAGACCCAGTCGTTGCTCGACGCCCTGCAGACGCTCCTGCCCGGGCTGTTCCTCGCCGCCGTCGTCTGGGTCGGTGCGCGCCTGGCGATCGCGGGGCAGATCTCCCCCGGGCAGCTCGTCGCCTTCTACGGCTTCGCCGCGTTCCTCACCCAGCCGCTGTGGACCGCGACCGAGACGATGCGGGTCGCCACCCGCGCGGTGGTCGGCGTGCGCAAGATCCTCGCCGTGCTGAGCGTGCCGGTGGCCGGGGCCGACGTCACGCAGCCACGACCGGCACCGGCGCCCGGCGCCGAGATCGTCGACGTCGCGACCGGCCTCGTCGTGCGACCCGGCGAGGTCCTCGCCCTGGTGAGCGCCGACCCCGACGAGAGCGCGCGCGTCGCCGCACGCCTGGGCAGGTTCGACGACGCGCACGCGGCCGACCCCACCGGGACCGGGCACCCGTCCGTCCGGTGGGGCGCGGCGTGGCTGCACGACGTCGCCCTCGCCGAGGTCCGCGAGCGCATCGTCGTCTCGGAGTCGACGCCGCACCTGTTCACCGGCGTGCTCGCGGACGAGCTCGACGTCCGTGGCACCGCCACGGCGACGCAGCTCGAGCACGCGCTGCACGTCGCCGACGCCGCCGACGTGCTCGACTCCGTCCCGGGGGGACTGGTCGGGGAGATCGCCGAGAAGGGGAGGTCGCTCTCCGGCGGCCAACGCCAGCGGGTGGCCCTCGCGCGGGCGCTGCTCACCGACGCCGAGGTCCTCGTGCTCGTCGAGCCGACCAGTGCGGTCGACGCGCACACCGAGGCCCGGATCGCACGACGGCTCGCCGCGACCAGGCGCGGACGCACCACCGTGATCGTCACCGCGAGCCCGCTCGTCCTCGACGCCGTGGACGACGTCGCCCTCCTCGCCGGAGGCACCGTCGTCGCGCGCGGCCGCCACCGGGACCTGCTCGACCCGCACCACCCGGCTGCGGCCGCGTACCGGGCCGTCGTCTCCCGGGCGTCGGAGGACACCGACCCAGCGCACGACACCACAGCGCACGACGAAGGGATGGAGGACCGCCATGAAGCTGCCCGTCGCTGACGCGGCGACCGTCCGCCGCCAGACGGCCGTCCTGCTCCGTCGGCACCGGCGCTCCCTCGCCGGTGTGGTGACCCTGCACGCGCTCGCCGCGGCGACCGGCCTCGCCGGGCCCTGGCTGCTCGGGCGGCTCGTCGACGACGTGACCACCGGCACCACGGCGGCCGCGGTGGACCGCCTGGTCGCCGTGCTGGCGGTCGCCGTGCTCACGCAGTCCGTGCTGATCCGGTTCGCCCAGCGCTCGGCGATGGTGCTCGGGGAGTCCGTCTTCGCCGAGCTCCGCGAGGAGTTCCTCACCACGGTCGCCCGGCTGCCGTTGTCGACCGTCGAGCGCGCCGGCACCGGTGACCTGGTGGCCCGCACCACCAACGACATCGACCGCGTCCAGTACACGGTCCGCTTCGGCATCCCCCGTGTCCTCGTCACCGTCGCGACGATCGTGCTGACCGCCGTCGCGGCTGCCCTCACCGACCCGCTCGTGGCGCTCGGCCTCCTCGCGGGCGCACCGTCGCTCCTCGCGGTGACCCGCTGGTACCTGCGCCGCGCCGCGCCCGCGTACCTGCGCGAGTCGGCGGCGTACGCCACGCTCAACGGCACCATCACGGAGTCCGTGGAAGGCGCCCGGACCGTCGACGCGCTCGGCATGGGAGGACGCCGCCGGGCGCGCGTCGACGCCGACCTGCGCGAGGCGTTCGCCGCCGAGTCGGCGACGCTCCGCCTCCGCACGGTCCTGTTCCCCGGCGTGGACGCGTCGTTCCTGCTCCCGGTGCTCGCCGTGCTCGTCTGGGGTACGTACCTGATCTCCACAGGCCACGCGACGATCGGTGCCGTGACGACGGTCGCGCTCTACGCGACGCAGGTCATCCAGCCGATCGGGGAGCTGATCTTCTGGCTCGACGAGATCCAGGTCGGGACCACGTCGCTCGCGCGCATCCTCGGGGTCCAGCAGGTGGCCCCGGACCGGACCGTCGGGAGCCGCACCCCCGTGGACGAGACGATCGTCGGGCGCGACGTGCGCTACGCGTACCGCGAGGGTCACGACGTGCTGCACGGGATCGACCTGGACCTGCGCCCCGGCGAGCGACTCGCGATCGTCGGGCCCTCGGGCGCCGGGAAGTCGACGCTCGGCCGGATGCTCGCCGGCATCCACCCGCCGACCGGCGGCACCGTGACCGCCGGCGACGTGCCGTTGGTCGAGCTCCCGCTCGACGACCTCCGTGGGCACGTCGCCCTCGTCACCCAGGAGCACCATGTGTTCGTGGGCACCCTGGCCGAGAACCTGCGCCTCGCGCAGGTCGACGCGGACGACGACGCGCTGCTGCGCGCGCTCGACGCCGTCGACGCCCGCGCCTGGGTCGAGGCCTTGCCCGACGGTCTGGACACCGTCGTCGGCTCGGGTGGTCGGCCCCTGACGCCGGCGCAGGCGCAGCAGGTCGCACTCGCGCGCCTCGTCCTGCTCGACCCGCACACCCTCGTGCTCGACGAGGCGACCTCCCTGCTCGACCCGCGCGCCGCGCGCCACCTCGAGAGGTCGCTCTCGGCGGTCCTCGCCGGCCGGACCGTCGTGGCGATCGCGCACCGCCTGCACACCGCTCACGACGCGGACCGGGTGGCCGTCGTCGACGCTGGTCGGATCACGGAGATCGGGTCGCACGACGAGCTCGTCGACGCCGACGGCGACTACGCCGCGCTGTGGCACTCGTGGCAGCAGGACTGAGCCGTGCACCGGCCGCTCGTCCTCGCCCCCGGTCTCGTCGTCCCTGACGCAGCACTGACGTGGCGGTTCTCCCGGTCGAGCGGACCCGGCGGCCAGTCGGTGAACACGGCCGACTCGCGCGTCGAGCTGTCCGTGGACCTCGAGGCGATCCCCTGGCGGGACGACGCCCAGCGGGACCGGGTTCTCGAGCGGCTGCGGTCACGACGCGTCGGCACCGTGGTGACCGTCACGGCCTCCGAGCACCGCGCCCAGCTGCGCAACCGGGAGGCCGCCCTGGCGCGTCTCCTGGTCCTGCTGACCGATGCCGTCGCGCCGCCCGACCCGCCGCGCCGCGCGACCCGACCGAGCCGCGCCTCGCGCGAACGCCGGGTGCGTGCGCAACGTCGACGGCAGGAGATCAAGGCGCTCCGGCGTCGACCCGATCACTCGTAGGGCGTGCGGCGGACCGCGAACCACGGACCCCGTCGGCCTCGTCCCGCACCATCCGGGTCCAGAAGAAGATCGCGAAGCCGCCGAAGATCCACCACTGCGCCGCGTACGCAAGGTTCTGCAGGTTCAGTCCGGCGCCCTGGACCTTCGGCGGCTGCAGGAGCCGCACGTCCGCGCTCTGGGCCGGCTGGACCTGTGAGAGGACCAGGTAGCCGGAGTAGATGGGTCCGCCCCACCGGTTCACGAGCTGCGCCGAGCTGATCGCGTCGGTCTGCGCGGTGGCGTCGTCGATCGTCCCGGCCGCCTCGGAGGCCTGCAGGAACCCGGTGATCTCCACTGCCCCGGCCGGAGCATCGAGCACCGCAGCCCCGACGTCCGCGGACGGCACCCAACCGCGCACGACGGGCAGCACCGCACCGGCGGACGTGCCGGTCGCCTCGACCCGCAACGGCGTGAGCACGAGGTAGCCGGTCTTCCCGTCGAGCGCACGGTCGCGCACGAGCAGCTGGCCGCCGGCGTCGAAGGTCCCGGTCACCGCGACACGACGGCCGACGAGCTCGGCCGTGAAGCGGGTCTGCGGGGCGAGGACGGTGTCGAGCGCGACCGGCGCGGTGGTCTCCCGTGCGGCCTGCACCGCGCGCTCGTTCTGGGCACCGCGCTCACGAGCCCGGTCGAGCTGCCACACACCGAGACGACCGCACACGCCGGCCGCCGCGAGGAGGATCAGGAGCAGCGCGATCATCCGGGGCCGCACCGCCGCGCGCGCGAAGCTGGTCGGCGCAGGCCTCGACGGCTCCGGACCAGGGATCGGGGGCGCAGGGGGCACGTCAGAACGCTACCTGCCCGGCCGGAGCCGGAGCGCCCCGACCGGGCAGGGCGGCAGGTGGCGCACGGCCCGCCGACGGGGACGCGCGGCGACGGTGCACGTCGCGCCGCCAGCTACCCGGCGCACGGCACGTCGATGAGGTTGTATGGGACCAACGTCACACTCCCGGCGCCCCGGTGGCGATCACCGCCTGGGTCAGAGGTCCCCGCGACCTCGCCGACGGTCACGGCACAGTAGTCATGGGACGTTTCAGGACCTCGGGGGCGCGGCAGCAGCACCCTGCGGCGCGCCCGCGTCGCAGGACGGGTAGCACAGGAGACACGTGATGAGCACTGAGGCCGAGCAGAAGTCCACCTGGGTCCATCGACCCCCCGCCCCCCGTGACCGACGAGTCGCTCGCCCTGATCGACGCGTGGTGGCGTGCGGCGAACTACCTCTCGGTCGGGCAGATCTACCTGCTGGACAACCCCTTGCTGCGCGAGCCGCTGACCCGCGACCACGTCAAGCCGCGGCTCCTCGGCCACTGGGGCACCACCCCGGGCCTCAACTTCCTCTACGCGCACCTCAACCGCGCGATCGTCGAGCGGTCGCAGTCGACGATCTACATCACCGGCCCGGGCCACGGCGGTCCGGGACTGGTCGCCAACGCCTACCTCGACGGCACCTACTCCGAGGTCTACACCGACATCACCCCCGACGCCGAGGGCATGCGGCGCCTGTTTCGGCAGTTCTCGTTCCCGGGCGGCATCCCGAGCCACGTGGCCCCGGAGACCCCCGGGTCGATCCACGAGGGCGGCGAGCTCGGCTACGCGCTCTCGCACGCGTACGGCGCCGCGTTCGACAACCCCGATCTGCTGGTCGCCGCCGTGATCGGGGACGGCGAGGCCGAGACCGGCCCGCTCGCCACGAGCTGGCACTCCAACAAGTTCGTGAACCCGCTCCACGACGGGGTCGTCCTGCCGATCCTGCACCTCAACGGCTACAAGATCGCGAACCCGACCGTGCTCGCGCGCATCCCGGAGAGCGAGCTCCTCGACCTCATGCGCGGCTACGGCCACAAGCCGCACCTGTTCCACGGGGGCTTCGACGGCGAGGACCATGCGGCGGTCCACCGCCGGTTCGCCGAGCTGCTCGACGTCGTCCTCGACGAGATCGCCGACATCAAGGCGCGCGCGGCCGCCGGGGACACCGAGCGCCCGCAGTGGCCCATGATCATCTTCCGCACCCCCAAGGGCTGGACCTGCCCGCCGGTGATCGACGGCAAGCACGTCGAGGACTCGTGGCGCGCGCACCAGGTCCCGCTCGCAAGCGCACGGGACACCGACGCCCACCTCCAGGTGCTCAAGGGGTGGCTCGAGTCGTACCACGCGGAGGAGCTGTTCACCGAGACCGGTGCCCTGCGGCCGGACATCGCGGCGCTCGCCCCGCGGGAGCACCTGCGCATGAGCGACAACCCGCACACCAACGGCGGTCTGCTGATGCGCGACCTGCGCCTGCCGGACTTCCGGGACTTCGCCGTCGACGTCCCGGTGCCGGGTGGCTCGATCAGCGAGGCGACCAAGGTGCTCGGTCAGTGGCTCGCGGAGGTCATCCGCCTCAACCCGGAGAACTTCCGGATCTTCGGCCCGGACGAGACCGCGTCGAACCGCCTCCAGCTCGTCTTCGACGTGACCGACAAGCAGTGGAACGGCGAGTACCTGCCCACGGACCTCGACGACCACCTGGCACGCGCCGGCCGCGTCATGGAGATGCTGTCCGAGCACCAGTGCCAGGGCTGGCTCGAGGGCTACCTGCTCACCGGCCGCCACGGCATGTTCAACTGCTACGAGGCGTTCATCCACATCATCGACTCGATGTTCAACCAGCACGCGAAGTGGCTCAAGGTCACCGACGAGATCCCGTGGCGTCGGCCGATCGCGTCGCTCAACTACCTGCTCTCGAGCCACGTCTGGCGCCAGGACCACAACGGCTTCAGCCACCAGGACCCCGGGTTCATCGACCACGTGGTCAACAAGAAGGCCGAGGTCGTCCGCGTCTACCTGCCGCCGGACGCGAACACGCTGCTCTCGACGTACGACCACTGCCTGCGGAGCCGGCAGTACGTCAACGTCGTGGTCTCCGGGAAGCAGCCGGCGCCGAACTTCCTCACCATGGAGCAGGCCATCGCGCACTCCGCCCGCGGTCTGGGGATCTGGGAGTGGGCCGGCACCGAGGTCGCGGGCGAGGACCCCGACGTCGTGCTCGGCTGCGCAGGGGACGTCCCCACCCTGGAGACGCTCGCGGCTGCCGACCTGCTCCGTCAGCACCTGCCGGAGCTCAAGGTGCGCGTGGTCAACGTCATCGACCTGATGCGGCTGCAGGACGAGAAGGAGCACCCGCACGGCATGTCCGACCGGGACTTCGACACGCTCTTCACCGACGACAAGCCGGTCATCTTCGCCTACCACGGCTACCCGTGGCTCATCCACCGCCTCACCTACCGCCGGGCCGGTCACGCGAACATCCACGTGCGCGGCTACAAGGAGGAGGGCACGACGACGACGCCGTTCGACATGGTCATGCTCAACGACCTCGACCGGTTCCACCTGGTCATCGACGTGATCGACCGCGTGCCGTCCCTCGGCTCGAAGGCCGCGGTCCTGCGCCAGCGCATGGTCGACGAGAGGCTCCGGGCCCGCGAGTACACCCGCGCGCACGGCGAGGACCTCCCGGAGGTCCGGGACTGGGTCTGGCCCGAGGCCGTCGCGGCCGTGACGGCCTCGGGTGCGTCGGCGACCGCGACCGCCGTGACCGGCGGCGACAATGAGTGATCGACAGCCAGGCGCGTGACGGGCCAGTGACCGACACGTGACACTGCACAGCTGACGTCGGACGGTGCACCGCGACCCGGTGCACCGTCCGACGCGGGACGAGGGTCCGCGCACCAGCCGGACCGACGCGCACGAGAAGGAAGTCCACCCGGTGGCCACGAGCATCTACATCACCTCCCCCGAGGGCGACACAGGGAAGTCCACCGTCGCCCTCGGCGTCGTCGACCTGCTGACCCGCACCGTCCAGCGGGTCGGGGTGTTCCGGCCGATCGCCCGATCGACCGACTCCCCCGACTACGTGCTCGAGCTGCTGCTCGAGCACGACGGCGTGGACCTGCCCTACGAGCAGTGCGTCGGCGTGACGTACGAGAAGGTCCATGCGGACCCCGAGGCCGCGCTGTCCGAGATCCTCACCCGGTACCACCAGGTCGAGCAGCAGTGCGACGTCGTCGTGATCGTCGGGACGGACTACACCGACGTCGCCGGCCCGACCGAGCTCGCGTTCAACGCCCGGATCGCCACGAACCTCGGCGCACCCGTTCTCCTCGTCGTCTCCGGCTACAACCGGACGCCGGACGACGTCCGTCAGGTCGCCGAGGTCTCGATCGGTGAGCTCGAGGTCAACCACGCACAGGTCATCGGCGTCGTCGCCAACCGGTGCACGTCGCCGGACCTCGAGGCGATCCGCGCGACGATCGCCGCGTGCCAGCTCCCTGCGTGGGCCATCCCGGACGACCCGCTGCTCATGGCCCCGACCGTGCGGCAGCTGATGGACTCCGTGAACGGCCGGCTCGTGGTCGGCGACGAGGCGCTGCTCTCACGCGAGGTCGTCGACGTCCTCGTCGGCGCGATGTCGTTCGAGCACCTGCTCGACCGGCTGCACGACGGTGCGGTCGTCATCACCCCCGGTGACCGCTCGGACATCGTGCTGGGCCTGCTCACCGCGCAGACCGCCGAGGGCTTCCCGTCCCTCGCCGGCATCATCCTCAACGGCGGCTTCTACCCGACCCCCGGCGTCGCCCGGCTGATCGAGAGCCTCAACCCGCGGCTCCCGATCATCCGCACCGACATGGGGACGTTCGCCACGGCGTCGGCGGCGTCACGCGCCCGCGGCCGGCTGTCGCGCGAGTCGCAGCGCAAGATCGACCGCGCCCTCGCCCTGTTCGAGCAGCACGTCGAGGCCCCGCGGCTGCTGACCGCGATCGACGTCCCCCGCCCGAGCGTCGTGACACCGCTGATGTTCGAGTACACCCTGCTCGACCAGGCCCGCCGTCACCGCAAGCACATCGTCCTGCCCGAGGGCGACGACGACCGGATCCTGCGCGCGGCGAGCACGCTGCTCCAGCGCGGCGTCGCCGCGATCACGCTGCTCGGCAACGAGACCGCGATCCGGGCCCGGGCCGCCGAGCTCGGCCTGCAGCTCGACGAGGCGCAGGTCATCGACCCGCTCGCCGGCGAGCTCCACGAGCGGTTCGCACGGGAGTACACCGAGCTGCGCAAGCACAAGGGCATGACCGTCGAGCGTGCGCGCGAGTACGTCTCCTCGGTGTCGTACTTCGGCACGATGATGGTGCAGGACGGCCTGGCCGACGGCATGGTCTCGGGTGCGCTGCACACCACCGCGCACACGATCCGCCCGGCCTTCGAGATCATCAAGACGACGCCCGGTGTCTCGATCGTCTCGAGCGTGTTCCTCATGTGCCTCGAGGACCGCGTCCTGGTGTACGGCGACTGCGCCGTCAACCCGGACCCGACCGCGGAGCAGCTCGCCGACATCGCGATCTCCTCCGCCGCGACCGCGGTGCAGTTCGGTATCGAGCCGCGCATCGCGATGCTGTCCTACTCGACCGGCGAGTCGGGGACCGGGGCGGACGTCGACAAGGTCCGCGCCGCGACCGCCCTGGTGCGTGAGCGTCGCCCCGACCTGAACGTCGAGGGCCCGATCCAGTACGACG
It encodes:
- a CDS encoding GGDEF domain-containing protein, translated to MERTQARRAHLVFVGTSAPLCIGFAGSGGALRGLFLVLAVVLPTGIVLTLLVRRVVRHPLPWWLVLAGLGLLTVNSVAWLVQLELQGRPVATGAVVSVTLPLGYLCLLVASSIVVSPFARLDAGGVLDAAIFGLGGASVLWTLIVRPPPLDDVVARVTGLSDLVVVVIITMIVGTIVRAFTTTRSAALGYIGLCTGLTLIGTIARLATRTPNGTSAWWVELVWIVAYTSLGAAALHPTRDALPRAPRRAPHGTDSLTPARLVFLGVALSLNPAITVLMALGDRMVDLALLSVTSLTLVPLVLTRIALLARRQASAEASLEHLATHDELTGLLNRRAAIARLDTALRRVDAREVSAALVVYLDVDGLKRINDRYGHAAGDALLVAVAERLRSAVRAEDTVARIGGDEFVVVSVGPSGAITPIPDRIDLALTDPVAWEHLTLATEASSGAVIAHAGEYAGADEVLAVADARMYAAKQRRRSGLDRDADESAQRGR
- the guaA gene encoding glutamine-hydrolyzing GMP synthase, with protein sequence MTATPTHRPVLVVDFGAQYAQLIARRVREANVYSEIVPHTASVEQILAKDPVAIILSGGPSSVYAPGAPSVDPALFDAGVPVLGICYGFQAMAAALGGTVAETGAREYGRTTVQVDGPGTVLAGSPQEQVVWMSHGDSVHTAPEGFEVLATSTGSPVAAFEDRDRRLFGMQWHPEVKHSPLGQQALENFLYQGAGLTPDWNPGNVIAEQVERIRAQVGDARVICGLSGGVDSSVAAALVQKAVGDQLTCVFVDHGLLRTGEAEQVETDFVAATGVRLMVVDARERFLSALAGVSDPETKRKIIGREFIRVFEDAAREVVAEAGEHGTEVRFLVQGTLYPDVVESGGGEGAANIKSHHNVGGLPDDLQFELVEPLRALFKDEVRAVGLELGVPEAIVWRQPFPGPGLGIRIVGEVTADRLDTLRAADAIAREELTKAGLDREIWQCPVVLLADVRSVGVQGDGRTYGHPVVLRPVSSEDAMTADWTRLPYDVLAVISNRITNEVPEVNRVVLDVTSKPPGTIEWE
- a CDS encoding DUF3817 domain-containing protein → MAQTNPQDKARAALGRYRVMAWITGSMLLLLCLEVVLHYVVGISKDRLGPFQYVPFAHGWIYVVYLAAVLDLWSKMRWTYGRLVAMVLAGVVPVMSFVLERRVHADAEAVLEPDTLAA
- a CDS encoding ABC transporter ATP-binding protein, which codes for MRPLPPADPGTPPLTSPQAYLWWQARRQGALLLGAVGVEVVGQLAGAAIPAALGRVIDDGVARGLSASLLVGCLLLAGAGLVQVLGNVVGHRLAVENWLRSAFSSSQLIGHHVTRTGDAVTDVLPTGEVVATVATDALRTGELFAIAGRFVGGIAAYAGIAVVLMRTSAVLGVLILVGLPLVVAVLALLVTPLQRRQSAQREAAGRLTTLGSDTVSGLRILRGVGGEEVFSARYREQSQRVRRAGVAVAQTQSLLDALQTLLPGLFLAAVVWVGARLAIAGQISPGQLVAFYGFAAFLTQPLWTATETMRVATRAVVGVRKILAVLSVPVAGADVTQPRPAPAPGAEIVDVATGLVVRPGEVLALVSADPDESARVAARLGRFDDAHAADPTGTGHPSVRWGAAWLHDVALAEVRERIVVSESTPHLFTGVLADELDVRGTATATQLEHALHVADAADVLDSVPGGLVGEIAEKGRSLSGGQRQRVALARALLTDAEVLVLVEPTSAVDAHTEARIARRLAATRRGRTTVIVTASPLVLDAVDDVALLAGGTVVARGRHRDLLDPHHPAAAAYRAVVSRASEDTDPAHDTTAHDEGMEDRHEAARR
- a CDS encoding ABC transporter ATP-binding protein, giving the protein MKLPVADAATVRRQTAVLLRRHRRSLAGVVTLHALAAATGLAGPWLLGRLVDDVTTGTTAAAVDRLVAVLAVAVLTQSVLIRFAQRSAMVLGESVFAELREEFLTTVARLPLSTVERAGTGDLVARTTNDIDRVQYTVRFGIPRVLVTVATIVLTAVAAALTDPLVALGLLAGAPSLLAVTRWYLRRAAPAYLRESAAYATLNGTITESVEGARTVDALGMGGRRRARVDADLREAFAAESATLRLRTVLFPGVDASFLLPVLAVLVWGTYLISTGHATIGAVTTVALYATQVIQPIGELIFWLDEIQVGTTSLARILGVQQVAPDRTVGSRTPVDETIVGRDVRYAYREGHDVLHGIDLDLRPGERLAIVGPSGAGKSTLGRMLAGIHPPTGGTVTAGDVPLVELPLDDLRGHVALVTQEHHVFVGTLAENLRLAQVDADDDALLRALDAVDARAWVEALPDGLDTVVGSGGRPLTPAQAQQVALARLVLLDPHTLVLDEATSLLDPRAARHLERSLSAVLAGRTVVAIAHRLHTAHDADRVAVVDAGRITEIGSHDELVDADGDYAALWHSWQQD
- the arfB gene encoding alternative ribosome rescue aminoacyl-tRNA hydrolase ArfB, with translation MHRPLVLAPGLVVPDAALTWRFSRSSGPGGQSVNTADSRVELSVDLEAIPWRDDAQRDRVLERLRSRRVGTVVTVTASEHRAQLRNREAALARLLVLLTDAVAPPDPPRRATRPSRASRERRVRAQRRRQEIKALRRRPDHS
- a CDS encoding SURF1 family protein; protein product: MPPAPPIPGPEPSRPAPTSFARAAVRPRMIALLLILLAAAGVCGRLGVWQLDRARERGAQNERAVQAARETTAPVALDTVLAPQTRFTAELVGRRVAVTGTFDAGGQLLVRDRALDGKTGYLVLTPLRVEATGTSAGAVLPVVRGWVPSADVGAAVLDAPAGAVEITGFLQASEAAGTIDDATAQTDAISSAQLVNRWGGPIYSGYLVLSQVQPAQSADVRLLQPPKVQGAGLNLQNLAYAAQWWIFGGFAIFFWTRMVRDEADGVRGSRSAARPTSDRVDAGAP